One Aquisediminimonas profunda genomic region harbors:
- a CDS encoding serine hydrolase domain-containing protein: protein MTRRFIAAGFGLLALLPGCVASIAPRSSYRATVIVSFAADGSESARAAGIADPATRRRVTADDPVRIASISKLVTALGVMRLTEAGTLSLDRDVSDWLGWRLRNPAFPDAPVTLRMLLSHRSSLTDGADYVVPLGETLEQRLRDPRAWDTEHRPGSYFRYTNLNFPVVASVMEKATGERFDRLMARLVFAPLKIDACMNWTSCSDAAISRAVVLNDAEGNVRRDDLKGIRPTCPVVPAADGSCELSAYQPGTNGALFSPQGGVRISMHDLGRIGTMILRGGDGFLSAQSIAALIGPEWRFDGTNGDTEKGFNCTYGLAVQTLSTARPGCKDDPFGDGKPRIGHAGEAYGLRSGLWLDRDRKRGIAFFTTAIPDDASSGRSAFTTAEEAILRR, encoded by the coding sequence TTGACTAGACGCTTCATCGCAGCCGGGTTCGGGCTTTTGGCGCTTCTTCCCGGCTGCGTCGCAAGCATCGCGCCACGGTCATCCTATCGGGCGACTGTCATCGTCTCCTTTGCTGCGGATGGATCGGAAAGCGCCCGCGCCGCAGGCATTGCGGACCCGGCAACCCGCCGCCGGGTCACCGCGGATGACCCTGTGCGGATTGCCTCAATCTCCAAGCTGGTGACAGCGCTTGGCGTGATGCGGCTCACCGAAGCCGGGACCCTCTCGCTCGATCGCGACGTGTCGGACTGGCTGGGCTGGCGATTGCGCAATCCGGCATTTCCCGATGCTCCCGTGACGCTCCGCATGCTCCTGTCACACCGGTCGAGCCTGACGGATGGCGCCGACTATGTCGTTCCGCTTGGCGAGACACTGGAACAGCGACTTCGCGATCCCCGCGCCTGGGATACAGAGCATCGGCCAGGCAGTTATTTTCGCTACACCAATCTCAACTTTCCCGTCGTCGCCAGTGTCATGGAAAAGGCGACGGGCGAGCGCTTTGACCGGTTGATGGCGAGGCTAGTCTTTGCTCCCCTGAAGATCGATGCGTGCATGAACTGGACAAGCTGCAGCGACGCGGCCATTTCCCGCGCCGTGGTACTGAACGACGCTGAAGGGAATGTTCGCCGGGACGATCTCAAGGGCATCCGGCCGACCTGCCCCGTGGTTCCGGCAGCGGACGGATCCTGCGAGCTTTCCGCTTACCAGCCTGGCACCAATGGCGCGCTCTTTTCGCCACAGGGCGGCGTGCGTATCTCCATGCACGACCTTGGCAGGATCGGCACAATGATCCTGCGCGGGGGAGACGGGTTCCTTTCGGCCCAGTCGATTGCCGCGCTGATTGGTCCGGAGTGGCGCTTTGACGGCACGAATGGGGATACCGAAAAGGGTTTCAATTGTACCTATGGTCTGGCTGTCCAGACCCTGTCGACCGCCCGGCCCGGCTGCAAGGATGATCCCTTTGGCGACGGAAAACCCCGGATCGGGCATGCCGGGGAGGCCTATGGCCTGCGATCAGGACTTTGGCTGGATCGCGACCGCAAACGCGGGATCGCTTTTTTCACAACCGCCATTCCTGACGATGCCTCTTCCGGACGATCAGCCTTTACGACGGCTGAAGAAGCCATCCTGCGACGCTAG
- a CDS encoding aldo/keto reductase has product MKYRTLGQGLKVSAIGVGCMPMVREGNINYGNANDTESTATIHRAIDLGLTFFDTAEMYGPFANEELVGAAIKGKRDGLVIATKFAMRWDGNKPVGIDGSPANARRACEGSLKRLGIDTIDLFYQHRVDPNVPIEETVGGMADLVKEGKVRHIALSEAGPQTIRRAAKVHPIAALQSEYSLWEREVEDEILDVCRENGIGFVPYSPLGRGFLAGTISSLDDLPADDWRRNDPRYQGDNFAANMKVVDAISSVAAKHGASNAQIALAWLLAKGDDIVPIPGFKRRMTLEDSARAVDLALDLEDLETLEAAAPVGGTAGPRYGERGMKMVRI; this is encoded by the coding sequence ATGAAATACCGCACGCTGGGGCAGGGCCTGAAAGTCTCCGCAATTGGTGTCGGCTGCATGCCGATGGTCCGCGAAGGCAATATCAACTATGGCAATGCCAACGACACGGAATCGACCGCGACCATCCATCGCGCGATCGATCTTGGCCTGACCTTTTTCGACACGGCCGAAATGTATGGCCCGTTTGCCAATGAGGAACTGGTCGGCGCTGCTATCAAGGGGAAGCGCGACGGGCTGGTCATCGCCACCAAATTCGCGATGCGCTGGGACGGGAACAAGCCGGTCGGGATTGATGGATCTCCAGCAAATGCGCGCCGGGCCTGCGAAGGATCACTGAAGCGGCTGGGCATCGATACGATCGACCTGTTCTACCAGCACCGGGTCGATCCCAATGTTCCGATCGAAGAAACCGTCGGCGGGATGGCTGACCTCGTGAAGGAAGGAAAGGTTCGCCATATTGCCCTGTCCGAGGCTGGACCGCAAACGATCCGTCGCGCGGCGAAGGTTCACCCGATTGCTGCCTTGCAGTCGGAATATTCGCTTTGGGAACGAGAGGTGGAAGACGAAATTCTGGACGTCTGTCGCGAAAACGGAATCGGCTTTGTGCCCTATTCGCCTCTCGGCCGGGGTTTTCTTGCTGGCACGATAAGCAGCCTCGACGATCTACCAGCTGATGATTGGCGGCGAAACGATCCGCGATATCAGGGGGACAATTTCGCTGCCAACATGAAGGTCGTCGATGCGATTTCTTCAGTCGCGGCGAAGCACGGCGCCTCCAATGCCCAGATCGCTCTTGCCTGGTTGCTTGCCAAGGGAGACGATATCGTACCGATCCCCGGGTTCAAGCGCCGCATGACGCTGGAGGATAGCGCCCGCGCGGTCGATCTTGCGCTTGACCTCGAAGACCTCGAAACATTGGAAGCGGCAGCGCCCGTCGGGGGAACAGCTGGCCCGCGTTATGGCGAACGCGGCATGAAGATGGTGCGGATCTAG
- a CDS encoding peptide MFS transporter has translation MTDSINEAPVEPGAAPMNIGAVDFGATGGWFGHPQQLKRLFTTEMWERFGYYGMRAILTLYLANHFLFSDTTTAGLYGGFTALVYLTPLVGGLIADNYLGSKRSVKFGALMMSLGYFILCFSGTGDSAKPFATIDGQKYEIIVQGTGEEATKSVNFGGQSLVIKGNEDKSVSLIAADGKEARKFEEGTFKSDGERSPFFVLMLLLGLSTVTIGNGFFKPNISTIVGSLYADGDRRRDAGFTIFYMGINLGSLISQFFCPILAQTVGFWAGFGLAAVGMACSWLLFQFDGGRLKGYGERPENADAGKDWYIYGGALATIPLFWFLFSNLMNYVKPAAGTGIVGYVLGLPIMGKALFLTFLFGVPLTLLWSWLKGSKKEFQMMVAAMVLIVFNVVFWTLFEQAGSSLTLFAERNTVLEIGWTAPLFAMFRDYALSYYLVAAGLAFGLAWLAHWFFANGEEAATRRSMGIGFGIVGLLSFAGLVYIKSGLIEQQVYLMPAGQTQIFNALFIVMLAPIFSMIWGALAKRGLEPSIPIKFAIALMGVGAGFLFLVWGASFAGSEFKVGMVWLAGLYLIHSIAELCISPVGLSMITKLSIARIVGMMMGVWFLSISVAQYFAGMVAQVASVETVGGQVTNLKVSLDTYIGVFTTIGEVSIGIGVLLLLFSFPLKYLMHGVK, from the coding sequence ATGACAGATAGTATAAACGAAGCTCCAGTCGAACCCGGCGCCGCGCCGATGAATATCGGGGCAGTCGATTTTGGTGCGACGGGAGGCTGGTTTGGCCATCCGCAGCAATTGAAGCGCCTCTTCACGACGGAAATGTGGGAACGCTTTGGCTATTATGGCATGCGCGCGATCCTCACGCTCTACCTCGCCAACCATTTTCTCTTCAGCGACACGACAACCGCCGGACTTTATGGCGGCTTCACGGCGCTCGTTTATCTGACGCCGCTCGTTGGTGGTCTGATTGCTGACAATTACCTCGGCTCCAAGCGCTCGGTGAAGTTTGGCGCGCTGATGATGTCGCTGGGCTATTTCATTCTCTGCTTCAGCGGCACTGGTGACTCTGCGAAGCCGTTCGCGACAATCGACGGCCAGAAATATGAAATCATTGTCCAGGGAACGGGCGAAGAGGCGACGAAATCTGTGAACTTTGGCGGGCAGTCGCTCGTCATCAAGGGCAATGAGGACAAATCGGTCTCGCTGATCGCAGCCGATGGCAAGGAAGCGCGCAAGTTTGAGGAAGGCACGTTCAAGTCCGACGGCGAACGATCCCCCTTCTTCGTCCTGATGCTCCTGCTCGGGCTTTCGACCGTCACAATCGGCAACGGCTTCTTCAAGCCCAACATCTCGACCATTGTGGGATCGCTCTATGCTGATGGCGACCGACGCCGTGATGCGGGTTTCACCATATTCTACATGGGCATCAACCTTGGGTCGCTCATTTCGCAATTCTTCTGCCCGATCCTGGCGCAAACCGTCGGATTCTGGGCAGGCTTCGGGCTGGCTGCAGTCGGCATGGCCTGTTCATGGCTTCTGTTCCAGTTCGATGGCGGACGGCTGAAGGGCTATGGCGAGCGGCCAGAGAATGCGGATGCCGGGAAGGACTGGTACATTTATGGCGGCGCACTCGCGACGATACCGCTCTTCTGGTTCCTGTTTTCGAACCTCATGAACTATGTAAAACCGGCGGCCGGAACGGGCATTGTCGGTTATGTGCTTGGCCTGCCGATCATGGGCAAGGCTCTGTTCCTGACCTTTCTGTTTGGCGTTCCACTGACCCTTCTCTGGTCCTGGCTCAAGGGATCAAAGAAGGAATTCCAGATGATGGTCGCGGCCATGGTCCTGATCGTCTTCAACGTGGTCTTCTGGACCCTGTTCGAACAGGCCGGATCATCGCTGACGCTCTTTGCCGAACGGAATACGGTGCTGGAGATCGGCTGGACGGCTCCGTTGTTCGCGATGTTTCGCGACTATGCCCTGTCCTATTATCTGGTCGCTGCGGGGCTGGCATTCGGGCTGGCCTGGCTCGCTCATTGGTTCTTTGCCAATGGTGAGGAAGCAGCGACGCGCCGTTCGATGGGCATCGGCTTCGGCATAGTTGGCCTGCTCTCTTTTGCCGGTCTCGTCTATATCAAGTCAGGTCTGATCGAGCAGCAAGTCTATCTGATGCCTGCGGGTCAGACTCAGATTTTCAACGCTCTCTTCATCGTCATGCTGGCGCCTATTTTCAGCATGATCTGGGGCGCGCTTGCCAAACGCGGGTTGGAGCCTTCGATCCCGATCAAGTTCGCGATTGCCCTGATGGGCGTAGGCGCCGGCTTCCTGTTTCTCGTCTGGGGAGCGAGCTTTGCCGGGTCCGAGTTCAAGGTCGGCATGGTCTGGCTTGCCGGACTCTACCTGATCCACTCGATTGCAGAACTCTGCATTTCGCCGGTCGGCCTGTCGATGATCACGAAGCTATCCATAGCGCGGATCGTCGGCATGATGATGGGCGTCTGGTTCCTCTCGATCTCGGTCGCGCAATATTTTGCCGGGATGGTCGCGCAGGTCGCGAGCGTAGAAACCGTTGGCGGGCAGGTCACCAACCTCAAGGTCAGTCTTGATACGTACATCGGCGTCTTCACGACGATCGGCGAGGTCTCGATCGGGATCGGGGTACTATTGCTGCTCTTCTCCTTCCCGCTGAAGTATCTGATGCACGGAGTGAAATAA
- a CDS encoding dicarboxylate/amino acid:cation symporter — protein sequence MSKTLIILIALVGGILLGVVAGTRFVDVADVIGTLWLNGLRMTVVPLVVALLITGIAQTADAARAGRLAGRAVLTMLAILWSSSLLAAVMIPTLLTLFPMPEGAADALKLALGSATKPGAVPPFGDFVRAMVPTNPIAAASADAILPLMIFTAAFAFAALRLPPEKRKSITGLFEAIADAMVVIINWVLSIAPIGVFALAFVVGAKAGTAALGALAHYVFILSALGVIVWLASFVLAVLGARRGLPAFFKASAEAQAVAISTQSSLASLPAMLRGVKALGVDEAKADVVLPMAVAIFRATGPAMNLGVALYIAYWFGLDLSPTQIAIGVAAGATTTLGAVSLPGSVSFVSSIAPICLAMGVPVEPLGLLIAVETFPDIFRTLGNVTMDMAVTATVAERQKD from the coding sequence ATGTCAAAGACACTCATCATTCTGATAGCCCTTGTTGGCGGCATCCTTCTGGGTGTTGTTGCGGGCACCCGGTTCGTCGATGTTGCGGATGTGATCGGGACGCTGTGGCTCAACGGCTTGCGCATGACGGTTGTGCCGCTTGTGGTGGCCCTCCTCATCACCGGAATCGCACAGACGGCAGATGCAGCGCGCGCGGGGCGGTTGGCCGGCCGTGCCGTGCTGACGATGCTCGCGATCCTGTGGAGTTCGTCACTTCTCGCCGCCGTCATGATCCCGACCTTGCTCACGCTGTTTCCGATGCCGGAAGGTGCAGCGGACGCGCTGAAGCTTGCGCTGGGCAGCGCGACAAAACCCGGCGCAGTACCGCCCTTCGGTGATTTCGTCCGCGCCATGGTGCCGACCAATCCGATTGCTGCCGCGTCTGCCGATGCCATCCTGCCACTGATGATCTTCACCGCCGCTTTTGCCTTTGCAGCCCTTCGCTTGCCCCCTGAAAAGCGCAAATCGATCACGGGCCTGTTCGAAGCAATTGCCGATGCGATGGTCGTGATCATCAATTGGGTATTGTCGATTGCACCGATTGGCGTCTTCGCCCTGGCATTCGTGGTTGGCGCAAAGGCCGGGACGGCGGCGCTTGGCGCTCTTGCCCATTATGTGTTCATCCTGTCAGCCCTTGGTGTGATCGTCTGGCTTGCGTCGTTCGTGCTTGCAGTCCTTGGCGCGCGACGCGGGCTCCCCGCCTTTTTCAAGGCCTCGGCAGAGGCGCAGGCCGTTGCAATCTCGACCCAGTCGTCGCTCGCGTCACTGCCGGCAATGCTGCGGGGCGTGAAGGCGCTGGGCGTCGATGAAGCAAAGGCGGATGTGGTCCTGCCGATGGCTGTCGCGATCTTTCGTGCGACGGGCCCCGCGATGAACCTGGGCGTCGCGCTCTATATTGCCTATTGGTTTGGTCTGGACCTGAGCCCGACCCAGATTGCCATCGGTGTCGCAGCAGGAGCCACCACGACGCTCGGCGCCGTCAGCTTGCCCGGATCGGTCAGTTTCGTGAGTTCCATAGCGCCCATTTGCCTCGCGATGGGTGTACCGGTAGAACCGCTGGGCCTGCTCATCGCAGTCGAGACATTTCCGGACATCTTCCGGACTCTCGGCAATGTGACGATGGACATGGCCGTGACTGCAACGGTCGCCGAACGCCAAAAGGATTGA
- a CDS encoding NnrU family protein, which yields MLIIALTSFVGTHFLLSHPFRAPLVKALGANGFLGLYSLIALGTFVWVVQAFGAAPTAMPLWPTGDGLWALASALMLIGSILFVGSLFGNPALPGPPDKINTARPARGVFAITRHPMMWGFALWALVHLLVSPQPKVLALTLAIGFLAIFGSVGQDAKKAALMGDGWRDWSSRTSFLPFGNQIAGKSSWATAWPGRTVVLAGILLWLVATYLHPMLGAPVAGIWRWMGN from the coding sequence ATGCTGATTATTGCGCTGACAAGCTTTGTGGGGACCCATTTCCTCTTGTCCCATCCATTCCGCGCGCCGCTGGTCAAGGCCTTGGGGGCGAACGGGTTTCTGGGGCTTTATTCGCTGATCGCACTCGGCACGTTCGTCTGGGTCGTCCAGGCCTTTGGGGCGGCGCCGACGGCAATGCCACTGTGGCCCACAGGGGATGGGCTGTGGGCCCTTGCATCCGCCCTGATGCTGATTGGCAGTATCCTTTTCGTCGGATCCCTGTTTGGCAATCCTGCCCTTCCCGGCCCGCCAGACAAGATCAACACTGCAAGGCCTGCACGAGGCGTCTTCGCCATTACCCGCCATCCCATGATGTGGGGCTTTGCCCTATGGGCGTTGGTCCATCTGCTGGTCAGCCCGCAACCCAAGGTGCTGGCGCTGACTTTGGCGATTGGCTTCCTTGCGATCTTCGGCTCAGTCGGCCAGGATGCGAAGAAGGCGGCACTGATGGGCGATGGCTGGCGTGACTGGTCCAGCCGGACGAGCTTCCTGCCCTTCGGCAACCAGATTGCCGGCAAGAGCAGCTGGGCCACAGCCTGGCCGGGGAGAACGGTGGTCTTGGCCGGGATCCTGCTGTGGCTCGTCGCGACCTACCTTCATCCCATGCTCGGCGCGCCTGTTGCCGGCATCTGGCGCTGGATGGGAAACTAG
- a CDS encoding EamA family transporter, translating to MIWLPATLLAGLFQAWRTAVQQRVRAELSVNAAGLVRYLFGFPVGCLLLATYLFFSQASLPGHHDGFWVHAAMGGVAQILGTNLLILAFGFRNYVVGSAYAKTEAVQGAILAMILLGEHLSVLTWIGIGVGVVGVVVLSAGGQRPRLSDLAQPAALCGLGAGLLFALTSVFIKRATLVVETTDKVLAALVTLVAVLGLQALLQGAYVAVREREQLARIARSWRVSSQVGLLAAMGSACWFTGFATAPVALVRAVGQVEVIFTLAFGRYYLREPLARSELAGLLTVGMGVVLALAGNF from the coding sequence GTGATCTGGCTTCCCGCCACACTTCTCGCCGGGCTGTTCCAGGCTTGGCGGACAGCAGTGCAGCAGCGCGTGCGGGCCGAACTTTCAGTCAATGCCGCCGGGCTGGTGCGCTATCTCTTCGGGTTTCCGGTCGGCTGCCTCTTGCTCGCCACATATCTGTTCTTCTCGCAGGCTTCGCTGCCGGGCCATCATGATGGCTTCTGGGTCCATGCCGCTATGGGCGGCGTGGCGCAAATCCTTGGCACGAACCTTCTGATTCTCGCCTTCGGATTTCGCAACTATGTGGTCGGCTCTGCCTATGCAAAGACCGAAGCCGTGCAGGGCGCAATCCTTGCGATGATCCTGCTGGGCGAACACCTGTCCGTCCTCACCTGGATCGGCATCGGCGTTGGCGTTGTCGGTGTCGTCGTCCTGTCGGCTGGCGGGCAACGGCCTCGCCTGAGCGACCTTGCTCAGCCTGCGGCGCTGTGTGGGCTGGGGGCCGGGCTCCTGTTCGCACTTACGTCCGTGTTCATCAAGCGCGCGACTTTGGTGGTAGAGACGACGGACAAGGTGCTTGCAGCGCTGGTGACGCTCGTGGCGGTTCTCGGGCTCCAGGCCCTGTTGCAGGGCGCCTATGTCGCAGTTCGGGAGCGCGAACAGCTGGCCCGCATCGCGCGAAGCTGGCGGGTTTCGAGTCAAGTCGGGCTGCTCGCGGCGATGGGGTCCGCCTGCTGGTTCACGGGCTTTGCAACTGCGCCTGTCGCGCTTGTTCGGGCCGTCGGACAAGTGGAAGTGATCTTTACGCTGGCCTTCGGGCGCTATTATCTGCGCGAGCCCTTGGCCCGAAGCGAACTTGCAGGCCTGTTGACCGTGGGTATGGGCGTGGTTTTGGCGCTGGCCGGTAATTTCTAG
- a CDS encoding amidohydrolase encodes MRTSWVLIAALLAGCTTGTGAKPAAVADKAAPPKVNADPYPSTYKPYPGVATAIRNVTIYDGEGGRFEKGVVFFSGGKIVSVGGPETPIPADVAVFDGAGKWVTPGIIDVHSHLGDYPSPAVAAHSDGNEATGPVRSEVWAEHSVWPQDPGFSRALANGGITTLQILPGSANLFGGRSVVLKNVYARTVQGMKFPGAPYGLKMACGENPKRVYGSRGQMPSTRMGNMAVNRQTWIRAAEYKRKIDKGETVTRDLQLETLAGVLSGDILVQNHCYRADEMAQVIDMAKEFGYKITAFHHAVEAYKIADLLKENGICAAMWADWWGFKMESYDAINENIPLVAQAGACAIVHSDDPNGIQRLYQEAAKALADGRRMGINISDEVAWEWLSFNPAKALGIADKTGSLKPGKMADVVLWNGNPLSVYTRPEKVWIDGALLYDANDPKLRPVSDFELGQPGEGDTK; translated from the coding sequence ATGCGCACGAGTTGGGTATTGATTGCAGCACTGCTCGCTGGGTGCACCACGGGTACGGGAGCAAAGCCTGCTGCGGTGGCGGACAAGGCGGCACCCCCAAAGGTCAACGCCGATCCCTATCCTTCCACCTACAAGCCCTATCCCGGGGTCGCGACAGCGATCCGCAATGTGACCATCTATGATGGCGAGGGCGGTCGCTTTGAAAAGGGCGTCGTCTTCTTTTCAGGCGGAAAGATTGTCAGCGTCGGTGGGCCAGAAACCCCGATCCCGGCAGATGTCGCGGTGTTTGACGGAGCCGGCAAATGGGTGACGCCGGGGATTATCGATGTGCATTCGCATCTCGGCGACTATCCCTCCCCCGCTGTCGCGGCCCATTCGGATGGCAATGAAGCGACGGGCCCCGTCCGGTCCGAAGTCTGGGCGGAACACAGCGTCTGGCCGCAAGACCCCGGGTTCAGCCGCGCACTGGCCAATGGCGGTATCACGACACTCCAGATCCTGCCCGGCTCTGCCAATCTTTTCGGCGGGCGGTCGGTCGTGCTCAAGAATGTCTATGCGCGCACGGTGCAGGGCATGAAGTTTCCCGGCGCACCCTATGGGCTGAAGATGGCCTGCGGTGAAAACCCGAAGCGCGTCTATGGCAGCCGGGGGCAGATGCCGTCTACCCGGATGGGGAACATGGCGGTCAATCGCCAGACCTGGATCCGCGCTGCCGAATACAAGCGCAAGATCGACAAGGGCGAAACTGTGACTCGCGACCTTCAGCTGGAGACGCTGGCTGGCGTCCTGTCCGGCGACATCCTTGTCCAGAACCATTGCTACCGCGCGGACGAGATGGCGCAAGTCATCGATATGGCGAAGGAATTCGGCTACAAGATCACGGCGTTTCATCACGCGGTGGAGGCCTACAAGATTGCCGACCTGCTGAAAGAAAACGGCATTTGTGCCGCGATGTGGGCGGACTGGTGGGGCTTCAAGATGGAATCCTATGATGCCATCAACGAAAATATCCCGCTCGTCGCGCAAGCCGGCGCCTGTGCGATTGTCCATTCCGACGATCCCAACGGGATTCAGCGGCTTTATCAGGAAGCAGCCAAGGCGCTTGCTGACGGTCGACGCATGGGGATCAATATTTCTGACGAAGTGGCCTGGGAATGGCTGAGCTTCAATCCCGCAAAGGCCTTGGGCATTGCGGACAAGACCGGGAGCCTGAAGCCCGGAAAGATGGCGGACGTTGTCTTGTGGAACGGCAATCCCCTTTCCGTCTACACGCGCCCGGAAAAAGTCTGGATCGATGGCGCGCTCCTGTATGACGCGAACGATCCCAAACTCCGGCCGGTCAGCGATTTCGAACTGGGCCAGCCAGGTGAAGGAGACACGAAATGA
- a CDS encoding amidohydrolase family protein — protein sequence MKRLLLPLLALVSTPAFAQTIAITGGKVVIGDGSAPIERGTVVIANGRVIAAGSTVAIPAGAQRIDATGKWVTPGIVAGFSRIGLAGVDGVDESNDTAAKSSPFSASLDIALAVNPDVEAISVNRAAGVTRAVVSPDAGNAIFAGQGAVIDTGADHDPITRARAFQFVEFGQTGASRAGGSRPAIFATFRNALAEARDYQVGRLREDSLLKRADAAALVPVITGAQKLVVHAESATDILAVLSLKREYPTLSLVLVGVTEGWRVADRIAAAGVPVIASAVNDLPAAFDQIAATQSNVGRMKAAGVTVAIGMIDDDDTRQAMHGAQYAGNLVALTRVPGATGLSWNDAFAAITSKPALAIGMGSEIGSLQPGRRGDVVIWDGDPLEVTSGVEAVWIDGVRQPLDTRQTRLRARYAHPQEGNLPKAYDR from the coding sequence ATGAAGCGTCTGCTTCTTCCCCTTCTCGCTCTGGTATCCACACCCGCATTTGCCCAGACGATTGCCATTACCGGCGGCAAGGTCGTCATCGGCGACGGGAGCGCACCGATTGAGAGAGGCACGGTGGTAATCGCGAATGGCCGTGTGATTGCGGCGGGCAGCACTGTTGCCATCCCTGCCGGCGCGCAGCGGATCGATGCGACCGGAAAGTGGGTCACGCCGGGTATCGTTGCGGGCTTTTCGCGGATCGGCCTGGCTGGGGTCGATGGCGTTGACGAAAGCAATGATACCGCGGCGAAATCATCACCTTTTTCCGCGTCGCTCGATATTGCGCTCGCGGTCAATCCCGATGTGGAGGCCATTTCGGTCAACCGCGCAGCGGGTGTGACGCGAGCCGTGGTCTCGCCGGACGCCGGCAATGCCATCTTTGCCGGCCAGGGTGCTGTGATCGACACGGGTGCCGACCATGATCCGATTACGCGGGCCAGGGCGTTCCAGTTCGTCGAATTTGGCCAAACCGGCGCCAGTCGTGCCGGCGGCAGTCGACCGGCCATTTTCGCGACATTCCGAAATGCTCTTGCGGAAGCGCGCGATTATCAGGTGGGCCGCCTTCGCGAAGATTCGCTGCTCAAGCGCGCCGATGCAGCCGCCCTCGTGCCCGTTATCACAGGCGCGCAAAAACTGGTCGTCCACGCCGAGAGCGCGACCGACATTCTGGCCGTCCTCTCGCTCAAGCGCGAATATCCGACGCTTTCGCTCGTCCTTGTTGGTGTGACCGAGGGCTGGAGAGTTGCGGACAGAATCGCAGCTGCGGGTGTTCCTGTGATTGCGTCGGCCGTGAATGATTTGCCGGCCGCATTCGACCAGATTGCGGCAACGCAATCCAATGTCGGGCGAATGAAGGCTGCCGGCGTCACAGTCGCGATCGGCATGATTGATGACGATGACACGCGTCAGGCGATGCATGGCGCGCAATACGCTGGAAACCTCGTCGCGCTGACCCGTGTTCCGGGTGCGACCGGGCTTTCGTGGAATGATGCCTTTGCTGCGATCACGTCAAAGCCAGCGCTAGCGATCGGCATGGGAAGCGAAATCGGTTCGCTGCAGCCCGGACGACGCGGCGATGTCGTGATCTGGGATGGGGACCCCCTAGAAGTGACATCGGGGGTTGAAGCCGTCTGGATCGATGGCGTCCGCCAACCGCTGGACACACGCCAGACCCGCCTCAGGGCGCGTTATGCCCACCCGCAGGAGGGCAATCTGCCAAAGGCCTATGATCGCTGA
- a CDS encoding nitronate monooxygenase has translation MTSRLCQQLGIEFPLFAFSHCRDVVAAVSKAGGFGVLGATAFNPEQLAIELDWIDAHVDGKPYGLDVLIPENMAVKSEKDLTSKKLAERIPQGHKDFVDQLLKAHGVEGAGDHARARSDDAPPPFWPEEAMELLEVAFKHPIKMIINALGVPPPAMIQMGRDHGVPVAALAGAKEHALRLAAAGVDIIVAQGGEAGGHCGEVSTLVLIPEVVRALKAEGYDCPVLAAGGIMTGEQMAACMAMGAAGAWTGSVWLATLESETSQIFREKMVDARSRDTVRSKGRTGKYSRQLKSAWTDAWEGPESPGALPMPMQSLIAEPAIHRATKAAEGGNAKARELVTYFVGQGVGLVSNITSARSVVQDFMQDYATAVETLNAAFD, from the coding sequence ATGACTTCAAGACTCTGCCAGCAACTTGGCATCGAATTTCCCCTTTTTGCATTCAGCCATTGCCGTGACGTCGTTGCAGCCGTGAGCAAGGCCGGCGGTTTCGGTGTTCTTGGCGCGACAGCCTTCAATCCGGAACAACTGGCAATCGAACTCGACTGGATCGATGCCCATGTCGACGGCAAGCCCTATGGACTCGATGTCCTCATCCCCGAAAACATGGCCGTTAAATCGGAAAAGGACCTCACCTCGAAGAAGCTGGCCGAGCGAATTCCCCAAGGTCACAAGGATTTTGTCGATCAGCTCCTCAAGGCGCACGGGGTCGAAGGTGCGGGCGATCATGCGCGGGCGCGCAGCGACGATGCGCCGCCGCCGTTCTGGCCCGAGGAAGCAATGGAACTGCTTGAAGTCGCCTTCAAGCATCCCATCAAGATGATCATCAATGCACTCGGCGTTCCACCGCCAGCCATGATCCAGATGGGTCGTGATCATGGCGTGCCGGTCGCTGCCCTTGCTGGCGCCAAGGAGCATGCGCTGCGGCTTGCAGCCGCAGGCGTCGACATCATTGTCGCGCAAGGTGGCGAAGCGGGTGGCCATTGCGGCGAAGTGTCGACACTGGTGCTCATCCCGGAAGTCGTGCGCGCCTTGAAGGCTGAAGGCTATGACTGCCCGGTTCTCGCCGCAGGCGGGATCATGACAGGCGAACAGATGGCGGCCTGCATGGCGATGGGCGCGGCAGGCGCCTGGACCGGTTCTGTCTGGCTCGCCACACTGGAAAGCGAGACAAGCCAGATATTCCGCGAGAAGATGGTCGATGCACGGTCCCGCGACACCGTGCGTTCGAAGGGCCGGACCGGCAAATACTCGCGCCAGCTGAAATCGGCCTGGACCGATGCCTGGGAGGGACCGGAAAGCCCGGGCGCCCTGCCGATGCCGATGCAATCGCTGATCGCAGAACCTGCCATCCACCGTGCCACCAAGGCAGCCGAGGGCGGCAACGCAAAGGCACGGGAACTGGTCACCTATTTCGTCGGGCAGGGAGTGGGGCTGGTCAGCAACATCACCTCTGCCCGATCGGTGGTGCAGGATTTCATGCAGGACTATGCGACCGCGGTGGAAACGCTGAACGCAGCCTTTGACTAG